CCAGCGTACActcagattgtgttggtcacTGATGCTAGTCACTGAAGATTTGCACATGACATACAGCAAATGCATAACAATAAAATGTGTGGTTTTGCACTTTGTCCCTACTTCACTTTAACCACTTTCTTTCGCAGTATCCATTCCTCTCAGTTTCTCAGCTTGCTCATTCTCAACATGTCCTTAGTCATTTCTATGTTGTAAAGTGGAAATATGCAACACAtaaatgttgttgttgttggtgtgtgtgtgtgtggggggggagggaggagagagagagagagagagagagagagagagagagagagagagagagagagagagagagagagagagagagagagagagagagagagagagagagggagagagagagagagagagagagagagaggtgggggagagagcgagcgagagaaatggggagagagagagagagagagatagagagaaagagtGCCTGTATCCGTTACGCACGCCACACTGCCACACAGATAAACGCAGCAGCCAGACATTCACAGATGCTACAGCATTCACGTCACATGACAGGCATTCGTGTgcacacattcacacatgcacacgcacccGTCACCACCGACTGAAACGTTTGCCTGGAATGCCAGAACAGAGCAATATTGCCTGTTCCTGACTCCCTATTGCTTTTGCTTCTGCATCTCCCCTTTCTCACTGTCACAGCGACAGTGACCAAAGTGGTGAGGAAGTTCCTTCCTTCAGCGGAAGATGCATAGGAGACAGGCGGAAAATTTTATCTTCAAATTGTCCACATGTGAGCATCACAGACCATGGTCTCTGCTACGGTATGCTTGTTTCATCCTCGTCAATGGACTGCTGTTTGACAATCCATTGTGTGTTACCATCAAAGTTGCTCTTGGCTCTCCTTCACACATCtcctctgctctgctctcatccagCTGCAGATTGCCTTGTTTACCAGGGCTGTGAATTTCCTGCTGTCAAACCGTGATCCCAGGCAAGATACAGTTACAGTCCtaattgaagggtctcggcccgaaacgttggctactcttttctcatggatgctgcctgccctgctgagttctgccagcgttGTGCACGTATTCTACAGTCCAAATTGAGTGCTTATGTAACTTCAGGTTCAGACCTGTTTACCAAGCTATATCCCACCCATCTGCCGTGTGATGTCCCAGTTTCACATTCTAATATCCCTCCTCATACAGTTTCTTAGCTACCGCATACACACATTGCTAACCATGTCCCATAATGGATCCCACACTCGTACACCATCTAATCTGTGATAACATTGACAATATTTTTGTCAGAATAGACAAAAGGAAAACATTGTAGAGGGAATGACCTCAATGTTTATTTTTCCCTCACCTGTTTCCGGTTGTCTGTATTTATTTCTCAAACACGGCATGGTGTCTCCTTCTCCTTCTGAGTCCTTTCTTTCCAATTGTTCAATGTTCTCTACAGTTCCTTGGTTCCATGTGTTTCTCCTGTCTTTTCTCCCACTCCTCCTCGTCTTTATTCTGTCTCCTCCTTTTCGCCAAATCTATTGATCCTTTCAGACACTTTCAGGAGGTTTATAAACATTCCCGGCATCAATCCGTTATGCAGCATCTTGTGCGCCCTCTAGCACGGGCTGATCCCTGACAGACGCAAAGGGAGGTTTAAGCAGTTAGATAGAACACTAGGTAAAGAGACTCGCCTACTCTCTACCACAGTGATATCTGGGACTGTGATGCTCACATTTGGACAATTTGAAGTCCAGTTGTTTCGCCTGTCTTCTAAGCCACGGCTCGCATCCTCTGATGTCCAAGGTCTCGGCTCTGGTATCCCTGTTTCATCCTAGTCAATGGACTATTGCATGACAATCCATTGTGTGCCAGCATCAAAGCTGATACTTTCCTTATACACATGTGTTATCCAGGGTTCCTGAGAAATGGGTTATGAGCGGTTTCAATAATGCACACAAACTCGGTCAATTGCAATTCCTCGTGTATCGACCTGACCCAGAGGGCGACAGATTTTGTTGTGTCATCAAAGAGGAAGTTGAGTCACTACATGGGTAACACAGAAATGCACTGGATCCTCAGTCCCGATACAGGGTTTCGATTCGAAACGCCGACAATTCCTTtaccctctacagatgctgctcgaccgaTTCTTCCGTGAGACTGTGTGGTGCTGTGGAAATCTTGACTGTGGCCTGGTTATTATTGCGTCCAATATCGGGCCGAGAACTTTGGGAAGTACAAGTAAAGTAACAAACGGTAACCTTTGTGGATACTTGAGAAACGGAGTTTACCCTTAGTGCAGAGACAGTTCGTGATAGATTATACAAACAAGACAAGAAACAGTTGAACTCAGTAAACGAGACGATAAACTGGTGGGGAGCTGGTGGTCGGCGAAGTAGAGATTGATGTTGAATGGAACGGCACGATGTACCTTCTCGAACAATAACTTTATGATTTGGATGGCGCTGCTTGATACTATGATGCAGGAGGGTTCCGCCGGAGGCTTTAAAGGCAACTGCAAATACAGCTGACGGTTGATTTATTTGTAGATATCAAAACGAGACCTGGAGCACAGTTATGAAGACCGCTTGTTGAATTGTCAGCACAAAAACGGTTGGATCAGGGATCTCCTTCTACATCGTTCACTGGGtgaattcaatagacaatagacaataggtgcaggagtagaccattcggcccttcgagcctgcaccgccattctgagatcatggctgatcatctacgatcaatacccggttcctgccttgtctccatatcccttgattcgcctatccataagatacctatctagctccttcttgaaagcatccagataattggcctccactgccttctgaggcagtgcattccacacctcgacaactctctgggagaagacgtttttcctctactctgtcctaaatgacctacccttattcttaaaccatgccctctgttactggactctcccagcatctggaacatatttcctgcctctatcttgtccaatcccttaataatctaatatgttgcaatcagatcccctctcaatctccttaattacagcgtgtacaagcccagtctctctaacctctcagcggaagacagtccggacatcccaggaattaaacttgtgaatctacgctgcacttcttcgacagccaggatgtcctttcttaacactggagaccaaaactgtacacaatactccaggtgtggtctcaccagggccctgtacaaatgcaaaaggatttccttgctcttatactcaattccctttgtaataaaggccaacattccatcagccttcttcactgcctgctgcacttgctcattcaccttcagtgactgatgaacaaggactcctagatctctttgtatttctcccttacctaactctacaccgttcagataataatctgacttcctgttcttgctcccaaagtggataacctcacacttattcacattaaatgtcatctgccaagtatctgcccactcagccagcctatccaagtctccctgcattctcctaacatcatcagcacatgtcacactgccactcagcttagtatcatcagaaaacttgctgatgttattctcaatgccttcatctaaatcgttgatgtaaatcgtaaacagctgtcgtgccaataccgagccctgtggcaccccaccagtcaccacctgccattccgagaaacacccattcaccgctagcctttgctttctatccgccaaccagttttctatccatttcaatatcttccccccaatgccacgaactctgattttacccaccaatctcctatgtgggaccttagcaaatgccttctgaaaatcgaggtacactacatccaccggatctcccttgtctaacttcctgattACGGCCTCGAAGAATTCAGTGGCGGTCAGTGATACTCAACTCCCAAAAAATGACTCTCACACTTGTCCCCGTTCTGAAGCAGATGATTGTACATTTCACCGCCTTTGTAACCCCGGCTTCGGCTCCTCCAACTTTTACTGCCGATGGGAAACTTGCAGAGTGTCGTGCGAAGCAGCATCAGCTCAAAAAGACCGAAAGGCCTACTCCCAAAGATTCACAGACATCCGATCCGGAGGCTGCAATGTTAGATGAGTGAATGTTGCTGTTGGGATTCTGTGGTTGTTGAGTTGTGCACGTCTACTGAGTGCGAGGAGTAAGGTCGTGGCGGGGGAACGCATGATGTGGATTCATGGGGCATAGGATCGTTAGGAACTGGGTCTAGTGTCGCTGGCAAGACCAGTGTGGGGTCGGAGATACAGGTATGCTGTTGGTGGGGAAACATGTGACCCGTTTCAGGGTGTGGACTGAATGGATGTTGGATCAGTATCAGAGGACTGGCCGTGTGTGCTTCGCTGGGGCGGTTATGTCGCAGTGTGAGCTGATGGGGACGAATGGAGTAAGGGAGAATATGGAACGTGAGGTCGTTGGAGTCGTTGGGAAGTGGTGGTCAGAGGAAATTAATGGAGGGGGGAGTGACCATTGTGGCAATGTAGGCGGTTTATGGTCAGTGGGAGCAGCTGGAGAGTTGTGTGGTCACGGGGGACGTGGAAATGTTTGACGTCAGTGGGAACTGGGAGACGAGTTGTGGTATTAGTTGTAACGTGGAGGAAATACTGCGTCAATGGGAGCTAGCGGAAGTGTCGAGGTCTTCTGGGCATGGACAGTAGGAACTGCTTGGGATGTGTGGAGACACTGGGGATGCAGACAATGTGGAGTAATTGGGAGATTATAGAGGAGTTGTGGTATTAATTGGAACATGGCTGAAGTGCAATGGCAGTGGGAAATGTTGGGGCTTTTGGGTCGTTGGGGACGTGGAGAGATAAGAGTTCATTGGGAACTGCTGGCGAGATGAGGGTTCATTGGGACTTGGACTTTTGTGCGGCCAGGGAAGTGGGGAAAAGGGAAGCGATGTGGCATTCTTTGGAAGCCGGACGAACTATGTTGTCAGAGAGAAGCTAAGGGGCGGTGTATGACCAGTCGAGGTGCGTGGAGTGGTGTGGGGTCATTGTCAACAATCGGTATGAGTGTGTTTAGTGATCCATCTGGTGCAGCGGTAGGGCTGTTGCAAGTGTATTGGGTCAGAGGAAGCTGGTGGGGAGGTGCAGTCTGGTGTGAACGTGAGGCCAGTGGGATTCGGTTGCCGCGGGTTAAGGTTAGTGGGAAATGTATCGGGATAACACACAGAgtatgcaggaggaactcagcaagtcagggagcaTCCGTGGAAAAAGCACAGCCGATGTTTCGGACTGAAATGCTTCGActgctctggagaggaataaagctgAGGAATAGATGTGAAAGGTAAGGGGAGGTCAGAGAGATACCCAAGACGATAGATGAAACTTAGAAGGGGACGCATGAAGCAAAGAGttaggaagttgataggtgaaagagacagaaggccatggaataaaAAGAAAAGAGGAGATGGGCGgacaaggagataagatgagagagggaaacgcgAAGGGAAGTGGTGAAAGGTGGGTGGGGTGCAATTACAGACCCAACCTATGTGTCGCCTTATCACGAAGTGGAAGATGCCACGTTTGGACATATCGAAATGCGAATGTGAAGTGGAATCAAACTGGAAGATCCCGCCTGTTCGAAGCGGTTTCTCTATCTACGTcgagtctcaccgatatacaggaggtcgcaacaggagcaccgaacacagtatatgaccccaacagactcagaagTGATGTGCGTCTCACCTGGAATTAGTGTTTAGAGGCAGGTGGAGCCCTTGTTACTCTCAGAAGGATAAGTGCCacgaggaagatcagtggggtgggacgaatggacaagggaggcacGTAGAGAATGATCCCTGCCATAAGCAGAAAGAGGGATAGATGGAGGGGGGTAGTCGTGTTTGGTAGTAGGGtccagttggaggtggtggaaattTCAGAAAATTGTTTGCGGGATGTGAAGGCCGATGGGGTGGTACGTGAGGACAAAATGACCTCTATCCCCGGTGGGAAGGctagaggatggggtgagagcagatgtgcgtgaaatgggagatgtgtttgagggcagagttgatggtggaggaagggaagcccctttctttgcaAAAGGacgacatctccttcgttctggactgaaaagtctcatcctgagggAAGATATGGTGGAGACGGAGGATTTGAGAGAagggggatggcgtttttactaGCAGAAACGTGGGACGAGGTAtattccaggtagctgtgagagtccgttggTTTATAATACAcattggtggataagctgtctccggagatggagcCAAGGAAGGGAAATATCAGAAATGGACTAGTTGAATTTGTGCGCAGTTTGGAAGTTGCatgcaaagtggatgaaattgacGAATTCAGCACAGGtgcaagaagcagcaccaatacagtcgtCAATGTTGAGGAGGAAAAGTGCGGGACGGTAATCGGGATGTGTGTGAGCGGTTAGCGATGATGTCGCTGAGAGAATTGGTCCATGTAGGGGCTGCTGAGTGTTAGCGGAGTCGGGGATTAATAGGGCAGCGGGCTACAGCGGTGCATCCTGCTGGGATCTGATGAGATCACTGGAAAAAGTTCGTGGGAAGGATTAAAGCCATTGCCATATATCGATCGTGAAGAGGCAGGTGCAGAAGGAGGGATCAATGACGCCATGTGAGGTCTTTGGGTGTCTGTAAAACATCACGGGTGTCCATGATTTCAATGCGAAACCACTGTGGTCATGGGATGGACAGTGGGTTTTGGTGTGGGAGGTTTTGGGCTCAGTAGGAGGCGCTGTTGGGGAGACATGTGCCACGTTCGCGTTATTTCTGTAGAATAGCAGTTCCTGTTATTCCACGATATTAAATCTTGTGGGGGAACCCAGGGCTTTTAGAAGTCTGTAACCGTCCCATTTCATTTGCTTGCTTATCGTCTGCTTCATTGAAGGATTCTACCGTGTTAGGAAGAACCATTTTGGATTTAACAAACCTGTGCAACGGTTTTTCTACCAATACAACAATTGTCCAAGTGAATGCACATGTCATCCATTCTCTGCATTTCTATTCGCTGTATAGAATGTGCTTTCAACCTTTGTTAGAACTTTCGAGGCACATTCATTCAATTCTTCCGGTTCCGGCGGTCCACACTGAGATCAGAATCGCTTCATCTCCTTTGCTTCTGCCCTTAAAACTTGTATATCACCGCGGCAGATTCCGTCACTTTCCCCATATTCCAAGGATAATCGATCCCTCCCTCCAAACCATCCACAGAACTGAAAGTCAATAGTTCTTAGCATTCACATTAGAAGTTTCTTGTTTAATTGGCTAGAAAAGTAAACTTAACATAAATAATAATGCTTAATACTGTGATTTATCTTTCTGAAGCAAAATTGACAGGCAGACGTTAGTTCTGACAAAGATAatgtaaaatacaaaaaaagacaTCGTCGTAGCAATAACTGACGTATCACTGCCGCTGTCTAGAATAGCTAGAGTCAGACTTTTTCCATTCGTCCAATGAGATCACAGGTGATAGGCGCGTCttacatagaaagatagaaacgtagaaaacctacagcacaacgagtgaccggttgaacaatcagtcccgtttctcaccgtcgtggaaccgatgattataaaatcacaccaGTGCTGCGTCCGAGATCGCTGCAGACCCAGGGTTGCTACCAAAGTATTTgttaatttaacatcattatGGAGGCAAGTCTGCCGAATGTACCGTCCTCAGCCCAAAGTGACAAAAACGATCCCCTTCCCGGTTAGTCCAAACCGGGACAGTGGTGTTCCAGAGTGACAATGCCTGTCTGTGTAATCCCCGGGTTCCCCTGGCGAAGCCTGCAACAAGACATCCGCCGGAAGCAGGGTCTCTGCACTGCAGACGGAAACGCACAGCTACGGGACTGTTTCTGACGTCAGGGCACGCTCGGCTGAACCCGGAGTATGTTGGAAATGATTCTGGAGCGCGGACGTTAAAGGTAAAACCGGGAAATCTGCCTgaatgtccccatcccgcgggcaAAAATGTTCACATATTCCGACGGTCAAAtatcactctcagtccgggtgtGGGTTCCTGGAGAGACTTCAATTCCTGCTCCCCGGTTTGACTGAACCGATTCCtcaccagcctgaaacagatggaagaataaagatgaaataaacagattacacagcagtgtcagtaacagagaactggggttaatgtttcaacaacgctcacagacaaatatcaccagaaaacccgcggatccgttgtttttttttatcacattgaacattaacacttACACGATTCGCTCCAGTGTCGGGACTTCTACTATAAGGCGACGAAGAGCGGGGATAGATCGGTCTGTGAGCCAGTTTGATTCCAGGTTCAGCCGCGTTAGCAATCGGTTTGTAATGATAGCTGAGACGAGATCCTCGACACCAGAATCTGATAGACAAACAcgactcagcctggagatgagagcgAGTGAGGGTAaaggacacacacagacaggaatcgctacaaatccccagtgtttatcagtaacacaattactgatcacattaaagttcagtgtcagacacccagtgactgtaaacactcTCCCACAGTctagtacttaccacagtttctgtattttacattccgggttcctcagagccgcagacaccagtttcactcctgaatctcccagtttattatcactcaggtcCAGATCCGTGAGTGATCGGTTTGTAATGAGATCGGTGGCAAAATCCTCGGcatcagaatctgtgagaccgacgccactcagcctggagatgagagagagtgagggtgaaggacacatagggacaggagacggtacaaatccccagtgtttatcagtaacacaattactgatcacattaatgttcagtgtcagaagcccagtgactgtaaacacaatctcccacagtttggtacttaccgcagtctctgaattttacactccgggttcctcagagccgcaaacACAAGactcactcctgaatctcccagtttattaccacTCAGGTTCAGACCCGTCAATGataggtttgtactgagagcggagacgagatcctcggcaccagaatctgtgagaccgacacccctcagcctggagatgagagagagtgagggtgaaggacacagagagacaggagacggtacaaatccccagtgtacaCAATCGCTGAtgacattaatgttcagtgtcagacacccagtgactgtaaacacaatctcccacagtctggtacttacccaagtatctgtattttacactccgggttcctcagagccgcagacaccagtttcactccagaatctcccagttcattcgtCCCAAGTCtgaacacaaacagacagattgatgaacaaagtgattcaaaccgtgggtctgagggaatttctctcactcggatatttcaggaaacattaaacctttcagtaaatcactgatctgAATGcacatcactgtcaatgtccctcactgtccagctccagggtattcaccgaatgtcagtaatctagtctgtcggtgtgacacagcaaactccacatattctgtctcTTTTCCCGATGGTTAGAAAAGTCTTCTTGATGTGAGATGGTCGGGAGAGACAGGGATGAAGGTTGGGAGAAAGTTCCACATTGAAAAATATTTGTGAATGGGGAAAAGTCGATGGGAGACGGTGGAAGAGACCCCACCTGAGGAAAAGGGATAAGAAGACAGAATCTGCAGGAGAaagttgatggggaagagagatctcttaggaggaaggggatagggatgagagatcccacaggattaaGGGGATAGGGAGAGTgttctcacaggaggaaggggtatggggatgaGAAGTCACGCAGCAGTATACCGATAGGAGAAGATAATCCAATAAGATAAGATGATCCAGAAATATATTGCAAGGAAGGGGTGAGTCCGAACTGAGGCCCGCAATCGGCGGAGGAGATGCGCCCATGGGGTCTgggtatctggtagtgagcacagacacacaggtggattgatggtgatagtcacacaCGCGGGAAGGGCAgaggaggacaatctcacaatggtatttatttccttctcactgggaccaTCTGCTGACGGTCtgttgtccctcaccgggaagggggtgtgaatctctgacccacctgctgcagtcagtgtcggtctgggtgtcagtaacagtgagaaggaacattgtcaatggacgtgtcgcAGGCAGCGAGAAACATGGCCATTCCTGTGGTTTACTACCATTAAAACAATGGTCGTTTTTCACTGAAGTTACCGACATCCAACAAAACCTTCATATTCCTGTAGTTATTTGTCACATTATCTGATTTGCTACAATTTTACCCATTTGAAACAACGCAGTTTCACAGTTcaagagtgagagataaatcaagttacctcaactcctggcacttgtgcagcccgggtcccagccgctggattccttcacactgaatgtggcagttccccaggtcgaggtgttttattgtatcacagagtccgatgacatgacacaggaccgcgcagtcaatcggagtcagtgtcattccactgaatgaaagtgtttccacagatcccagtgaggcCTGAGCCAGttcacgattctgagactcaaacaggtagtgcaatgtgttcaggaggctccttttaccagcttcactcctcgtgtttccactccggcgttTAACCtcttccttcacccagtcaatcacccggcaggttgtttcattgggaaatggacccagaaactcctcaaGATCCCGAGAtgacattggggaggagagaccagcaacaaaacggataaatacctcaaatcgcccatctgtcgtgttgtgggctttAGTGAGGAACTTCAGGAtgtccccgggatgtggattcaggaattgtgcgactgcagctacaaactcttggatggtggggTGTGGAAATGTGTACACAACGCtccaggcagaatcctctctctccaaaagctccatcaggaacccggacaggaactgggaaggctgcagattgtagttgatcaaatctccatttgtaaacacaatcttcttctcggacacgcctctgaaggccatctgaccaaccctgagtaacacatcacggggattttcaatctcacggccgtggtttctCAGGATATTagaaatatagtaggagtacagttgggtgatggtcttgggaactcgctgtgggtccctgactctttgtgtgaagaaggggcccagtgccagagcgaggatccagcagtaggaaggGTTGTATCTCAtagtgtacaggatctcgttctcctcaaCGTGTTTGTAAACAGCttctgccaccgtctgatcttcaaaatgtctgatgaaatattccttccgttcctcaccaacaaatcccaggatttcagcacaGACACTGATAtcagccttttccaataaatgtaacgcagtgggacgggtcgtcaccagcactgaacaccctgggagcagcttgccctggattaaactgtacacaatgtcagacacttcacaccaccactcgggatctgggcactggtgcttggggtCGGTATCTCTCCAACTGTCAGCAAAATCCATTCTgtgcttgaattcatccaaaccatcgaatataaacagcaatccctctgggttcttccagacctttctcagtaacttcctaaagtaaggatactgatccagaatcagttccctcaggtttattctacagttaatggagtttaaatcccggaatttgaaacagaagacaaactggaactgttggtatattttccctgttgcccagtcataaacaatcttttgtaccattgttgttttcccgatccccgagACTCCAGACACTGCTGCCGAACATCCAGAAGTTGATCTTGTGAAGAATCTTTTCATTTTGCCCCGAAAACTATGTGAATACCTATTCTGAAATAGATGGGCAATGTGAATTTTCTCCCGCTTTTTGCGgagatgtttttctctccactcctcgtggtctctgcctcttgccagcagctcatgttccaccagtgtccgatctcgatcaatagaaatgaccgtgagctcagcgtatcgatcaaccagctggaaaaccttcaccttctccctcatcaggatcgtgttcactctcagtttttcagtttgtgtccgcagagtctccttgtgtttctgttgaacatctgtGGACGGACAGAAATCGGTTGTCAAAGCCTGATCTGATGAACACGGAACACCCACTGATTTCCCCTAATTAAAATAATTGTTAAGGACATTGTTTGGGTGAAATCGGGAGATCAGAAGTAAGCATGTCTGAAAATGAACGACGGCCCAGAAACATTTCAACTCTGATTCAGATTCGCTGTTAAaggctccactctcccctctgttggtagtttgcagattccccggtgttccaacgagcaccaagtgcacacgtgattctggagaggagagtgttgtgTGGAGCGGGTGGTTTCACTGCTTTCACTGCTCAGCTTCTGCTGAACTGTACAACCCTGCAGAGGGTAACAGTGGGGGCTGGTGGGCAATGGGCAATTTACATCATTTTTCTTTTCTCATAACAGACCTGATGTTCTTGATCGTCCTTCAGGTGTATGCTGTCAGTACTGAACCCAGAGTTTCCCTTTCCAGGTTGGTCCAGTCATGGTGTAAAACAACCTGCACTCTTCCACTGTCTCTTATTCTCTGAGGAACTAGTACATGAAACATGCAATAcacccccaccacacatctacagtcttctctgctcagaggagctggtacgtgaactcaggcaataagaccccaccacacatctacagtcttctctgctcagaggagctggtacgtgaactcaggcaataagaccccaccacacatctacagtcttctctgctcagaggagctggtacgtgaactcaggcaataagaccccaccacacatctacagtcttctctgctcagaggagctggtacgtgaactcaggcaataagaccccaccacacatctacagtcttctctgctcagaggagcttgtacgtgaactcaggcaataagaccccaccacacatctacagtcccctctgctcagaggagctggtacgtgaacgcaggcaataagaccccaccacacatctacagtcttctctgctcagaggagctggtacgtgaactcaggcaataagactccaccacacatctacagtcttctctgctcagaggagctggtacgtgaactcaggcaataagaccccaccacacatctacagtcttctctgctcagaggagctggtacgtgaattcaggcaataagaccccaccacacatctacagtcttctctgctcagaggagctggtacgtgaactcaggcaataa
The DNA window shown above is from Hemitrygon akajei unplaced genomic scaffold, sHemAka1.3 Scf000113, whole genome shotgun sequence and carries:
- the LOC140723419 gene encoding ribonuclease inhibitor-like codes for the protein MSSRDLEEFLGPFPNETTCRVIDWVKEEVKRRSGNTRSEAGKRSLLNTLHYLFESQNRELAQASLGSVETLSFSGMTLTPIDCAVLCHVIGLCDTIKHLDLGNCHIQCEGIQRLGPGLHKCQELRLGTNELGDSGVKLVSAALRNPECKIQILGLRGVGLTDSGAEDLVSALSTNLSLTGLNLSGNKLGDSGVSLVFAALRNPECKIQRLRLSGVGLTDSDAEDFATDLITNRSLTDLDLSDNKLGDSGVKLVSAALRNPECKIQKLWLSRVCLSDSGVEDLVSAIITNRLLTRLNLESNWLTDRSIPALRRLIVEVPTLERIVLVRNRFSQTGEQELKSLQEPTPGLRVIFDRRNM